The following is a genomic window from Solanum lycopersicum chromosome 6, SLM_r2.1.
tcacgctttacataaacagaaacacaattttatacatttcgtttcttttgtataagtgagaaatgCATCTGAAAGAGGAGAGAAAggggaataaaaatatatgtatttatacaattttctctgctttatataaatagaaacagtatttatacacttgtgtttgtgtAAAAAAtaaggaagcgagcgagagattggagcgagaatgggagagtggcatGTGAGATTTTTTAGAGAGAGACGACTGACAAATTTTAACAAACGTTTATTATGaaacacaattaaattaaatcatcaaattctagatactctatttattttgaattattaatttactattatatataattattcctTTAATGAATGATGAGTAAAATACAACCTTAAAGAGTTAAAATTAGATAACAAAGACAAGTTAAAGAGTTAAAATTAGATAACAAAGACAAGTACATTAAAAAAGTATTATGtagtacaaatataattttttttctaagaatTCGGtgataaaatgaaagaaaaattaaaagatggtTAAGTCAAAGGGTCATAACAAGTGTGAGGGGTAGTTTAGGCATTTCATCTAACGTCACTCGGCTTTGACGGACCAATCACTATCCTTTTATACGTGTTAAGAAAAAACTTCCCTCAGCGATATTTCATTTGTACCGATCCGTTTGAGTTCATTTCAATTTCGCTAAATTCAGATCGAGATCCAcaataaaaaaaaccctaattttgtTTTCAGATCCAAAATGGACGCTCTCGATACTGTTTTCGATCCTCTTAGAGATTTCGCCAAAGACAGCGTAAGGCTCGTCAAAAGGTGCCACAAGCCTGATCGCAAAGGTACTATCATCGATAtacttttgttgtttttgtagaTGTAGTTTTTCGATTTTTTCTATATGGAGATCTAAGGTTTATGTATCGTTTAAATTTGATCATTTGTGGTACAGAATTTACCAAGGTTGCAACCCGTACGGCGATCGGTTTTGTTGTGATGGGATTCGTTGGATTTTTCGTCAAGTTGATATTCATTCCAATCAACAACATCATCGTTGGTGCTTCTTAAGTGGTAATTTTTCTGCTTTTACCTCTTGTTAGTGCGACTCGGTATTTCAAATCATGATGAAAGTTTGTTGATTTctagttgtttatttatatgatgattggtAGTTAGATATTTTTTTGGTGGGATCTCGAGACTTGCTTGGTTAATTGCTGGTTCTATGATGTATTATAGCCTGAATAATTTTACAGTGTTAACATGTAGAAGGATCTTATTTggtaaattgaaaaatatttacaaattgtTCTCAGGTTTAATTATGTTAGGATATGTCGTACAGTAGGCTTGCATGTACTAATATTCAAGTGGTGGCATGAGTTAAGTCAAAGGATCAAAATTGAGCACTTTTTGCCTTAGAAAGGGGGTGATCCATGCTACCCTTAACTGTACACGGGAAATGTTGGACTTTCTACCTATAATTGGAGCTTGGGTTCTGTGATAGATCTAAGTTGATAATGTTACGTTTCAAGGATTCTGTTATAAAGATTGGAACATTGGTTCCTCAATGTTAATGAAGTTTCTTTTTTCAGTTTGGTGCTCCAATAAGTTACTTCAGAAAAGGCATAATGCTTAAGGTAGTTCATCCGAATCAACATATAGTCCGTATTAAGGGTTCATCCAACCAAATACTGAAATTTCTGTGGGGTTCTTGTAAAAACAATAGTATCATCATTTCATATTGCTATGCTCTTTCCTTAATTTTCATTAGCTAGAACAGACATCATTTTTTAGCTCATATAAAGTCAGGAGGAGAGAAGAAACATGATTATCTCGAAGTTGCTTGTTGATTAATAATTTGTCTTTTACCTATTAAAATATCTTAAGAAGCAATATGTAATTATGTCTGGAGGGTTCAGATTGGTAATAACACCATTATGTGACTAGACATTCTCTCTTTTTTAATCCTCTGTTTTGTGGTATTCTTGTTTTCACTTAATTATCATGGATGCCACCAATTCCAAATCACACTCCAGCTcctgaaagaaatgaaagagtaaACACTCTTTCcctctttctcttctttattttatctatCATGAGGAATTGCTATTCATATTACTGctatcaagaaaagaagagatatAATCAcataaaccaaatgaaattaaaggaaaatttgaatagttatACCACCATAAGTGAATATACTAATGATTGTGTCATGGTATATTTATAGTTTCTCCGTTGTCATGCTTTTCAAATTGATCATGTCTAAATGTATTTATAAAGCCAATCCCACTAATTTGGGGGTGAGATTTATAGCATTGTTTAGCCAAGTTTTAAGATTTTTGCATATTTTGAGAAATGCTTTTCGAGAGAGTACTTTCGGAGAGTTGCAGTGTGTGATTTGCTATTCTATTTGAAAAATACTTCTGTTAATATTTGGGAAAAGCTAGTTTAGTTCAGCTGCTCCAAAGCATCTACACTTACCTTCCTTTTTCGAAACAATTGGCCAAACACCTCAACCTTTTCGAACAAGTActttttgaaagaaagaaaaaaagcaCTATTGGCTTACCCCAAAGCCTTTTGCCAGTCGATTGAACCATATGTTCACTTTGGTGATATTCATCTTTAACCTCCGCTAAGTTATCTTTGATATTGATCgttcatctttttctttttgaccgtgaattgtgtatgaaatttgttgaatttccaatactttgtttctttctttatcAATTCCCTTGCCAGTAATACCTGGGACTGCCAACTAAATATTTGTTGATTTATGTGATGATCCTCTGCAATAGACACTGAACTCTGTGTGTGTGTAACTTGCAGGCTATATAAAGGAGAAGTACAACTGGAGATGTAGAGCAAGTGATAAAAAGTGTTGCAAAATCTTAGTTTCATATTGTAATCCGTATGTAGTCTTAGTCTTATTTGTGAACCGCCTGGTTAATGGGGACTTTGTCATCGAGCTTCCCCCCACCCAATCCGTTTTCAGATTTTGTAAACTTTGCTGCTGATGTCAAGacatctatttattttttttcaatatactTTTTGCACCTTGGTTGGTTCAGTTTTGGATGTTCCTTGATAGAGATTTATGATATGCTGGAAGGCGTTGTTAAATGAGTTTGAAATGGATGGTGAGGAAGGGGTATATCCTTCCGTGCCAGAAACTGATCATCCTGTCTTCTAAAAATCCTGCTCCTGCGGAGTGGTAtaactaagaaaaatattatgtttaatAGTCCGCGAAACACTTTATTTGAAGGTTGATTTATTTAAATCTTCAAGGTTATCCATCTTGGTCTTAATTAGATTATCAGGTGTGTGTGGAAAATAGGGGCAAAATACAATAAAGTAACAAGTCCTGAGCTTTTAGGGAAAATGCTTATGAAAAAGTTTTAGCGAACTTGAAACAAGAGAGAGAAGGTAATGAGGAACCAATACAGCTACATGTGAACATAGCTATATCAGCATATAGAACTGGCAGCTAGCAACCCCAAAAGGATTTTAAAGAGAAATCTAGAAATACACAAAAGTCAAGTTTTATACAGACAGAAGGTTCAAGTCGGTTAAAGTCAAACAATATCCATGACAGAAGCCATAAAAGGTGGATTCACAATTTGAAGAAATTACATTTCCCTATCATAACCATCAGTTTCACATGTGCTGTTAAGCCTCCAAACTGGCAGCAgcgagatcttttaactgcagcaAAGGAAAGGGGAGAAAATTTAGTACCAAGGTTTAATGGTTGGACAAGATGGATAAGTTTTTTTAGATCCTGAAGAATAGTCATACAAAAAAAACCATAAATCAAGAAGATACAAAAAGTGTTATATTTGTTGACATGCcattaaataagataaattgAGAAACTACAATCAAAACAGACAGAA
Proteins encoded in this region:
- the LOC101243898 gene encoding protein transport protein Sec61 subunit gamma-1-like — protein: MDALDTVFDPLRDFAKDSVRLVKRCHKPDRKEFTKVATRTAIGFVVMGFVGFFVKLIFIPINNIIVGAS